Genomic window (Pseudoliparis swirei isolate HS2019 ecotype Mariana Trench chromosome 23, NWPU_hadal_v1, whole genome shotgun sequence):
gaacacagacactctggtgagaaaggcaaggcagcgcctctaccacctcaggcagctgaggaaatttaaagtttcccagaggatccttcagtccttctactctggagctgtagagagcgtcctgacaggaagcatcacagcctggtttggcaactgctccgctcaggacaggaaggctctgcagagagtagtgcgttcggctgaacgcactattggaactacactcccaccctgcaggacttgtacaccaggaggtgcagaaccagagccggcaggatcatgaaggatcctcaccaccccaacaacagactgtttcagctgctgcggtcaggcaggcgcctccgtagtcacgctgcaagaacagagagactgagacggagtttctttcctcaggccatcaggattgtgaactccgacctcaccaggacccccacatagacccacacaactgcccctcttaggcacacacacacacacacacacacacacttagtgtaaatattgtgttgtttttattgtaaatagtgtgtacttgttgcccttgcacattcctgctgagcattgccactttcatttcactgcacaccctgtgtgtgtatgtgacaaataaaaacatcttgaatcttgaatcttgaatcttgaatctatgcttcatatgttgaagctgcactctctctcctgaccaccagggggcgactcctccggacGGTCAGTTGCCATAGTGATCGTGGTTTGCTAACTTCCCCCTGACGGTACTCACGTCCCCAGTTGAGGGCGATGCCCGCGGCGATGATGGCGAGTCCTCCCAAGATGGCGACGATGGACAGAATCATGGCGTTGCGGCCCAAACGGCGAGCGCCATCCACGTTGCCCTGCTGCAGGCTGTTCCGGGACTGAACGGCAGAAACAGTGAAGAAGAAGTTTTGTGTTATTTGCTGGTGGAGCCAGCTTGGTACTGCagtcagttagcttagcttagctaacGTCTCTCGAGCTCGCCAACAAACACGCATGTTGTGGCGTTTGGGTCTCtgacgcctcctggtggtctgACCCGCACCCAGCCTTCTGATTGGACGGCGTGGGGCCGTACCATGACGGAGAAGGTGAGGGCCACGATGTTGATGGGCCACAGCGGGCAGAAGCAGGACAGGATGGCCAGGAGCAGGTAGTCCCTCGGcttggccccgcccccaggGGCCTCCGGCAAGGCGCTGGGCCGGCGGGTCAGGGAGGGCCTCGGGGAGCCCGCCGCCAACGAGCCGGACCGGCCGTTAGCGTGAGCGTGAAGCTTCGGAGACACGGAGGACGCCGTGGGAGACGAGGCCGCCGCCACGGGGCCGACGCCATTacctgggagggaggaggagactgagacaggaagtacacatgtgtgtgtatatatgtgtgtgtgtatatgtgtgtgtgtgtgtacatgtgtgtgtatatatgtgtgtatacatgtgtgtgtgtgtacatgtgtgtgtatatatgtgtgtatatgtgtgtgtatgtgtgtgtgtatatgtgtgtgtatatgtgtgtgtatatatgtgtgtatatatatgtgtgtgtatgtgtgtgtgtatatgtgtgtgtatatgtgtgtgtatatgtgtgtgtatatgtgtgtgtatatgtgtgtgtatatatgtgtgtgtatatgtgtgtgtgtatatatgtgtgtgtgtgtatatgtatatatgtgtgtgtatatacaggactctcagaaaattagaatattgtgataaagttctttattttctgtaatgcaattaaaaaaacaaaaatgtcatacattctggattcattacaaatcaactgaaatattgcaagccttttattctttaatattgctgatagcttacagcttaagaaaactcaaatatcctatctctaaatattagaatatcatgaaaaagtatactagtagggtattaaacaaatcacttgaatcgtctaattaactcgaaacacctggaaacacattttcaaatgtttgattttgttttgctgttataaatcttttttttacttggtctgaggaaatattcaaattttatgagataggattttagagttttcttaagctgtaagccataatcagcaatattaaaagaataaaaggcttgcaatatttcagttgatttgtaatgaatccagaatgcatgacatttttgtttttttaattgcattacagaaaataaagaactttatcacaatattctaattttctgagacagtcctgtatatgtgtgtgtgtgtatatgtgtgtgtatatatgtgtgtgtgtgtgtatatgtgtgtatatgtgtgtgtgtatatatgtgtgtgtatatgtgtgtgtatatatgtgtgtgtgtgtgtgtgtgtgtgctcactgtt
Coding sequences:
- the LOC130188860 gene encoding proline-rich transmembrane protein 2, with product MDESRQPNQPISTQHEAEVDHAVICQPAGSDNMDHLAVISDRTENSNGVGPVAAASSPTASSVSPKLHAHANGRSGSLAAGSPRPSLTRRPSALPEAPGGGAKPRDYLLLAILSCFCPLWPINIVALTFSVMSRNSLQQGNVDGARRLGRNAMILSIVAILGGLAIIAAGIALNWGLILKS